AGTGAACATTGAAACAAAGGTTAATCCTGTGGACGAAGCCAGAATTAGTGGAACCCATTTCGTAATTAGGTGTCGCCTTTTTAGGACAAAGATGGCGCTACGTTTCATCTCGGAAGACATTGTGTAGACATTGAAACACTGCGTCAGAAGATTCTGGAGGTGAAATGAATAAACATATTTAaggcacaggtagatagattcgctttaggcaagggaatcaaaggtcgtGGGGATAGgtaggaatgtggaattcaaaacacaaacaaatCAGTCACTATCTTACTGAATGGAGGAAAAGAATCAAAGGGCCGAATCGTCTATTTCTGCTTCCAATTAAAATGTAAGTATACACATTGGGAAAATCTGACAGTAAGAACCCTGAAGGCTTAATTCCGATTCTGATGAATGTCCAAACATGTGGATGGTCCAATCTCGAAAATAGTACAAAGATGGTTATTTCTGGGGAAGGTGCAATCCTGGTGAGGGTCTCAGCCCTCGGAATGTCCATATTATGTTGGACCAAAGCCTGGGGATGGTTCGATTCTGAGTGGGTCCCAAGTTGGCGAAGGTTCAACTGTGGGGCGAATAAATAAGTGATAGGATCTAAACTCAGTGAGATTTCGAACCAGCAGAGTGGCCAAAACCTGGAAACGCCCGAAATTGAGCGCATCTGTAATTGGGGAAGTTCGAAAACTGGTGAGTACCCAAAACTGAGGAGCGTCAAAATTGGGAAGCACAGAAATTTGGAGCTGTCCAAAACCGGGCCGAGACCTGAACTGGCGACGGTCCTACAGTGGAGAGTGTCCATGTCTGGGAGCGTCTGAAAGTGGGCAGATCCCGAAAACGAGCGGCGTCCTGAATTAGGGACGTCCGAAACCGGGGATGTGGGCGAAAATGGGAAGCCTGCCCGATACTGGTGTCTACCTGGACTTGAAGAGGGATGGAACTTGGTGAGGGGTCGAAACAGCTCAGAGAAGGAGCCAGGGAGGTTCTGATTCTGGGGAGATCTGAGCTGGGGAGAAGTGATCTGTCCGAAGTTGGTGAGGCCCAGAAATATGAGATGTACTGAGAGCTGCGAGAATCAAAAAAAGTGTGATAGCCTGAAACAGGGGAGGAACTCGATCTGGTGAAAAAATATTGAACGCTGATGCGTGGGGGTCTGGGTGGGGCCGGTGGGGAAGATAGGGCGTGGGTGAGCGTCTCAATATGATAGCACTCTGAACTTTGCAAGTATCAAAACATGATGATGATCTCAACCGGAGTCTACAAATGTGCCGAGTATCAGAAGTTAGAAAGAATCCGAACCTGTTTTCATGCTAGAGAGGGCGCATACTTGGTGTGGCTCATGACCTGTGCTCATTATATGGTTCATGGAAAGTGTCAGTACTTGATCAGGATCCGAGGTTTTTCACTGTCCGAACCAGTGTGGCTCAGACCCTGGTGTGGATTGAAGCCTGGGAGGTTTGCAAATCCAGGGAGAGACTTATCCGGGACAGGGCCCACATCGTGGGAAAGTCAAAACGAGGTGAGTGCCAGAAGCTGGGAAAATCCAGTGAGGTGAGTGTCCCAATCTGTTGCCAGACTAAACCTGATGATGATCTGTACCGGATGAGTGGCTGAATGCAGGGTGAGTCTGAAGTGGGTGAGGGGCCAACTCTAGAAAGACGCTGAAATTGGTGAGAGCCCAAACCAGAGACAGGTCCAATCCCGCGGAACGTCCGAATCCAGTGTGTCGACACGCAGGGAGGGTCCAAAACTGGCGAGGGTCTGAACGTGGTGAGGTTTTGAACACGGGAAGAGTCTGAACGGGGAGGAAGGTGTGGAAAGTGGTGCGGGCGGAATCCAAATCCGGAGACGTTTCAAACCTGATGAGCGTCCGATGCCGGAGAGGATCCAAACCCGAGCAGAGATAAAAGATGAAAAGGCTCGTAAACTGACTGACGGGCTGTATTCGGTTGGGGCATTTtttccagtcatagaatcataaaatcatagaatcataaaaaccttacagtgcagaaggatgacaTTCCgcacatcgagtttgcaccagcaacaataccagctcAGGCCCTATCATCACAACCAAAATATTTATCCCGCCAATCCCTCCaatttacacatcccgggacactaagggacaacttagcatggctaatcaaccgagCCAATCAACCTCATGGGGAAGGTTCATATTACAGGATGTTTGTACTGATCCAATGAGATCAATAATGGGAGAGAGTAGGCTATTCCATAATGGTTCTAAATGCGGCTAATTTCTAATCCGGTGAAGGGTGGAGCGGGGTCGCAATCCAGGCTTTGAGAGGTACGAATCCTGGAGAAGATGCGACTGAGTGGATGTTCAATTCGCTAGTCCCGAATGATTCTGGATGAGATTTGGAGTGCCATGAGGAAACTATCGACCGAACAGGCACACCTGTAAAGTAATTAAATTAAATGTGTAAATCGGGTCGGGTAGCCAGGTGGTTATGATTTTTTGAAGACTGATTTCCAACAACAAGCAGATATTTGCGCTCACTCCCCCAGCCACTCAAGCTCCAACacgcccccccccatgcccccccccccccaccccgcccctcccccaccaccacccaccaccattCCCGCGCCCGAAAAGCCTGACAGAACCTCAGCAACCAACAAGCACTCGTTGGTGCCCAATTATTTCCCTTACTGTTTGGATCAGACACGGAATAATAACGGATCATTAATTTGCACTATATTTGCCCGCTTTTACAGTGAACGTATTGGCAATTGTGATATTATCCcgtggaaagtgtggcctctccatctGCAcgactcgctacctggtggccatggcaacggCGGATCTACTGGTCATCATCACTGATGTCCTAATGAGGCGGATCAGTTATTATTATTTCCCACAATGTTTTCTGTACATCACCCCTGTGTGTAGTATTAACGCTGTCTTGTTTTGTGCAGCCGCAGACTGCTCTGTTTGGTTCACTGTCGCttttacctttgatcgatttgtgactGTTTGTTGCCagaaactaaaagcaaaatattgcatcgAAAAAACTGCGGCTATTGTTCTAGCAACAACCGGCATACTtctctgtttaaaaaacattCCCTGGTACTTTACGAAGGAACTTGGAGAGATAATTAACAATATACCTTGGTTCTGTAACAGAAAGCCGAGCTTTTACACAGAGACCGCATGGGTGGCCTTTGACTGGTTTGATACTGTTttgaccccattgctcccattcgttTTAATTTTGTTGCTCAACACTCTGACAGTCAGTCATATTTTAATGGttagtcgagtccggaagggctTAAGGGGTCAAAGTCAGGGAGATGATCACAGTGACccggagatggagagcagaaggaagtcagtgATTTTACTTTTTACCATATCCGGCAGCTTTATACTTCTGTGGACATTGTATGTTATGTATTTCTTATATTATAACATTACAGGAACAAATCCAAGGGATTTTACCTATTCTGAATTTATATTTCAGCAAATCGGATATGTTCTGCGGGgtttaagttgctgcacaaacacatttatttatggggTAACTCAGTCCAAGTTCAGAGAACAGGTCAGGAAATCGGTGAAGTATCCGGTTGCATTAATAATGAAGTCAATGATTAAACAAAACAACTGAGAGCAGCCCAGAGTTTGTTGCCTTTGTTTCCAGCCCATGCATCGAAAAAATATCGTCAATCTCCCACAAGGCGAATGACAAAGATAAGCGAAACTTTCAGAGGGAGCTGAGGGTCGCAGGAAAGGACATAAAAGGAGTTGGGGACGAGTCGTTGGGGACAGCAGGCGAGCCAGAATGCAAACTGCAGGACagacctctgtctgtgtggaatctgcacgttctccctgtgtcaacgtttgtctcctccgggtgctccggtttcgtcacaGTCGATAAACGtgcaggttatgtgcattggacatgctgaattctcattcaatgcacccgaacaggcgttaaGTATAGGGGCTAACTggttttcacaatagcttcattacACTGTTAACGGaaccccacttgtgactaataaatacaattTAAACTATGTAAAACGCGTCCAGGATTCCAATGGACTTCCAGCAAGTTGCCTTATGATCACGTGTTCCGCCTGTAGTCGATGATGCTTTGATAAAGAGCCAATCAAGGAGCTCGGGCCGACGACTGACAGTAGAATTAAACAATCAGGAACCTTCAGGCGTTGATAGCCGATTTATTCAATCGCGTGGCGATTGGCAGCCACCAGAGCTCATCATTTTGCTCCGCCTGGTGACTGCCAACTGCTTCAGACAATCATAGAGCTATGCAAGATGACTGCCTTTCGCTTTATTCAATCAGAGATCTCTGAAGGGTGTCTGAAGGCACTCTAAGCCAATCACCGGTCTATTGCGGCAGACTGGCAGTCATCACAATCTATCAGTAAACTCCGCCGAGTGACCCATAACCATTCACTGCGCTATGTCGAGTAACATAtctgatctgattaaaatgaaaagggaggcgtacgttaagtccaggcaactgaaaacagatggagctttggaggaatacagagagagtaggaaaaaactcaaacggggagttagaagggcaaaaagaggtcacgaaatgttcttggcaggcgggattaaggagaatcttaaggcattctattcatacgttaggaacaaaagagttgtcagggagaaaatcggaccactcagggacaaaggaggagaattatgcttagaacccaagggaataggggagatccgaaatgaatactttgcatcggtattcacgatggagaggggcgtgttaaccgggagtgtctcggagggaggtgttgacccgttagagaaaatctccattacaagagaggaagtgttaggttttttagggaacattaaaactgacaaagccccagggcctgatggcatctatcctcgactgctcagggagatgagagatgaaattgctgggcctctgacggaaatctttgtcgcttctttgcacacgggtgaggtccctgaggattggaggatagcgaatgtggtcccgttgttttaGAAGGGTAGctgggataacccaggaaatcataggccggtgagcttgacgtctgtggtagggaagttgttggagatgagtcttagagacaggatgtatgtgcatttagaacggaacaatctcattagtggcagacagcatggttttgtaagaaggaggtcgtgccttacaaatttggtggagttttttgaggaagtgacaaaaacggttgatgaaggaagggccgtggatgtcgtctatatggatttcagtaaggcatttgacaaagtcccacatggcaggttggttaagaaggttaaggctcatgggatacaaggagaagtggctagatgggtggagaactggcttggccataggagacagagggtagtggtcgaagggtctttttccggggggaggtctgtgaccagtggtgttccgcagggctctgtactgggccctctgctatttgtgatatatataaatgatttggaagaaggtgtaactggtgtaatcagcaagtttgcggatgacacaaagatggctggacttgcggatagcgaagagcattgtcgggcaatacagcaggatatagagaggctggaaaattgggcggagaggtcgcagatggagattaatccggataaatgcgaagtgatgcattttggaagaaataatggagggaggagttatacaataaatggcagagtcatcaggagtatagaaacacagagggacctaggtgtgcaagtccacaaatccttgaagctggcaacacaggtggagaaggttgtgaagaaggcctatggtatgcttgcctttataggatggggtatagagtataaaagctggagtctgatgatgcagctgtatagaacgctggttcggccacatttggagtactgcgtccagttctggtcgccgcactaccagaaggacgtggaggcgttagagagagtgcagagaaggttttccaggatgttgcctggtatggagggtcttagctatgaggagagattgggtgactggggttgttctccctggaatgacggagaatgaggggagatctaatagaggtgtacaatattatgaagggtatagatagggtgaacagtgggaagcttttttccaggtcggaggtgacgatcacgaggggtcacgggctcaaggtgagaggggcgaagtatcactcagatatcagagggatgtgttttacacagagggtggtgggggcctggaatgcgctgccaagtagggtggtggaggcaggcacgctgacatcgtttaagacttacctggatagtcacatgagcagcctgggaatggagggatacaaacgattggtccagttggaccaaggagcggcataggcttggagggccgaagggcctgtttcctgagctgtactgttctttgttctttgacagataGCCCCGTATCCAATCACGGTTCGTTGTCCACTGGAATTTGGCATTCACGGTTAATCAGCAAATTCCCGTGTGTACTGACTGCCGCAACAGCCATTCTGTCAAATCCGAGTCGTCCTGAGAATTATAGCATTGTAAATATCTTCAACTGATATCAATTAAAGGGCCAGACAGTATGGCAGTCATTTAAAGGGTATGTAAAGAGGAGGCCGGGGAAGAACAATGATCAAATAAATTCAGAGAaatgttacaatgcagaaggctaGCATTTGACACATCGCATCTGCACAGGCTCTCCAAAGAAACAATTGACTTATTGTCATTCTCCCAACTTCTCCTCGTTGCCCTCCATACTCTTTCTTTTCAAAACAGTTTAAGATTCATTTCTGAATGTTTCAATTTCCAGAAGCGCATTTCAAACCGTGTTATTTACTTGCTGCGAGAACTGTTTTTTCTTCATATAGTCTTTGCTTATTTTTGCCAATTATATGTAAAGCCATGCCCGATCATGTTTTGCAATCGCAGCTGATGTTAGCAACGGATAATTCGACATCAGAGTGGAACCAGACTTGGTAGCTGATAGAGTAATAAAGCCATAGAGTTTTACACCCCAAAAAGAGGGCAGTAAGCCCATCgtatctgtgccagccatcagaCACCGATCAATTCTAATTCTATTTTCCCGCCCTTGGTCCCTCGCCTTGTATGCTGTAGCATTTCAAGCTTTCGCCTAATTGTTTCTGAAACAGTGTGAAGGTTCTCGTCTCTGCTACTATTTCAGAtagggagttccagattcccaccaccctcccggtgaaaaggtttttttttttttCCTGAAATCCCTTCTTCTTTTCCTGATCGTTATCTTCAATCAATGTCAAATGTTCATTTAACCCTCTGGTGAGGTGAAAGGTTTCTTCTTATCTACCATATTTAAATCACTTATAATTTGACACTCCCTCATCCCTCACCCCTGCCCATTCGGCCTTCTCTGAGCTAGTGAAAATAACATTAGCCTACGTTATAGCTAAAACGCTCCAGCCAAGACAGCATCCTCGTCTTCACCCGTTCTAGTGTAATCAAATTGTTCAAAAAGTGCGGCGAACAGAACTGTGGCTTGACGAATATTTTAAACAGCGACATCACAACCTCCGTGTTATTATA
The Mustelus asterias chromosome 16, sMusAst1.hap1.1, whole genome shotgun sequence DNA segment above includes these coding regions:
- the LOC144505581 gene encoding putative G-protein coupled receptor 139, which encodes MPERIQTRAEIKDEKALNVLAIVILSRGKCGLSICTTRYLVAMATADLLVIITDVLMRRISYYYFPQCFLYITPVCSINAVLFCAAADCSVWFTVAFTFDRFVTVCCQKLKAKYCIEKTAAIVLATTGILLCLKNIPWYFTKELGEIINNIPWFCNRKPSFYTETAWVAFDWFDTVLTPLLPFVLILLLNTLTVSHILMVSRVRKGLRGQSQGDDHSDPEMESRRKSVILLFTISGSFILLWTLYVMYFLYYNITGTNPRDFTYSEFIFQQIGYVLRGLSCCTNTFIYGVTQSKFREQVRKSVKYPVALIMKSMIKQNN